Proteins encoded together in one Xenopus laevis strain J_2021 chromosome 6L, Xenopus_laevis_v10.1, whole genome shotgun sequence window:
- the LOC121394558 gene encoding coiled-coil domain-containing protein 126-like, whose product MILTFSRKSVSQKLSILLLAFGFVWGLMLLRYTFQYPRHQSSEELRDEILDLSRRYVKALAEENKDLMNGGNGGSMAGYADLKRTIAVLLDDILQRLGKLENKIDYFVVNGSSNNSTNSTGGNPVPLTTSKRVNTSANKR is encoded by the exons ATGATTTTAACGTTTTCAAGAAAGTCTGTCTCACAGAAACTGAGTATTTTACTCCTTGCTTTTGGATTCGTCTGGGGACTGATGTTGCTGCGCTACACGTTCCAGTATCCGAGACACCAGAGCAGCGAGGAGCTCAGAGATGAAATATTAGACTTGAGCAGAAGATATGTCAAAGCTTTGGCTGAGGAGAACAAAGATCTAATGAATGGTGGAAATGGAGGCTCCATGGCAGGATATG CTGACTTGAAGAGAACAATTGCTGTCCTTTTGGATGATATTCTACAGCGGCTTGGAAAGCTAGAGAACAAAATTGACTACTTTGTAGTGAACGGATCATCCAATAATAGCACCAATAGCACTGGTGGAAATCCTGTCCCACTAACTACAAGTAAACGTGTGAATACGTCCGCAAACAAGAGATAG
- the LOC121394546 gene encoding E3 ubiquitin-protein ligase DCST1-like isoform X2 yields the protein MGKKPNTTLERILAKMLPTLLFRFFFSNSNEYYQVKYFLGAIVGLCIGSALYFLLVYPLTTLNDQIKVCIFIVNNAIFSFGWAMSTNFRCSTLMILLLILCESTGALTTTVAIKAITDGPVPNMMKNIELLVMSFECTGEMTLNHTKMMYTSMMEPIKRIFGQLTKRSSNLTKDTKEITDDFREVEEEVESTEGYDNVREKELIREEIERNKTLLMNTQKKFSMKTFLRCEHLFEMGIGKCHEWFDQKYDECMETIWLPVLNHALCWPMKLKFVCGALNWFLPLCKKHIRIDPLFGELYDNISGAIDTFKQNVTIDVQITVRNKTIFDTTLKKVKQNVSETVEESESVSQKAMKAIKIVLSLLFLQYISSAFGYVENYNSNLRHDNVYITTYFKQIDARRRKQGKRHLLPLKKGERADLIYPINFALHGPEVKALTSAMIGCIPLIVICLLLLGLDLGVQNIMDITIKHSNISYNFGFKHNLEVIVGGTGFLARFLRNTIGNINTSSNALHVTNNTVCLAQPIHLTSQQYIGTCLLLTITLILPFVQIYMSRLCRVLAAYFYPKTEKRRILHLYNELLRYRDLYLNIKRKNLMITANRHRNFMMSIPGMLFRQMKWLRVIIKRRCLVCNAKETKTSYICKTSNCDTAYCLDCWKEIKKCCFVCLPDDLIENYFCEE from the exons atgggaaaaaaGCCAAACACTA CATTGGAACGGATCTTGGCTAAAATGCTCCCTACGTTGCTTTTCCGGTTTTTCTTCAGCAACAGTAATGAATATTATCAAGTGAAGTATTTCCTTGGAGCAATTGTTGGATTGTGCATCGGAAGCG caCTTTACTTTTTGCTGGTTTATCCATTAACCACCTTGAATGACCAGATCAAAGTCTGCATATTTATTGTTAATAATG CTATATTTTCCTTCGGATGGGCAATGTCCACTAATTTCCGCTGCTCGACATTGATGATACTCCTGCTTATCCTGTGCGAAAGTACAGGTGCCCTAACAACTACAGTTGCTATCAAAGCAATCACTGATG GCCCTGTTCCTAATATGATGAAAAATATAGAACTACTTGTAATGAGCTTTGAGTGTACAGGAGAGATGACCCTTAACCACACAAAGATGATGTACACATCAATGATGGAACCTATAAAGAGGATATTTGGTCAATTGACG aaaaGGTCATCGAATTTAACAAAGGACACCAAAGAAATAACTGATGATTTCCGTGAGGTAGAAGAAGAAGTTGAAAGCACTGAGGGATACGACAATGTGAGAGAGAAAGAACTGATAAGGGAAGAAATCGAGAGAAACAAAACGTTACTAATGAATACTCAGAAGAAATTTAGCATGAAGACTTTCCTGCGCTGTGAAC ATCTCTTTGAAATGGGCATAGGGAAGTGCCATGAATGGTTTGATCAGAAATATGATGAATGCATGGAGACAATATGGTTACCTGTTCTCAATCATGCATTGTGCTGGCCAATGAAATTGAAATTTGTCTGCGGCGCTTTAAATT GGTTCCTGCCATTGTGCAAGAAGCACATCCGCATCGACCCTTTGTTTGGAGAACTCTATGATAATATCAGTGGGGCCATTGACACATTCAAGCAAAATGTCACTATAGATGTTCAAATTACG GTCAGAAACAAAACCATATTTGATACGACACTGAAGAAAGTCAAACAAAATGTGTCCGAAACCGTTGAAGAGAGCGAATCAGTTTCACAGAAAGCTATGAAGgctataaaaatagttttgtctCTACTCTTCCTCCAATACATCAGTTC AGCTTTTGGCTATGTTGAGAATTACAATTCAAACCTTCGCCACGACAATGTGTACATAACAACGTACTTCAAACAAATCGACGCTCGTAGGAGGAAGCAG GGAAAGAGGCACCTGCTACCGCTGAAAAAAGGGGAACGTGCAGATTTAATTTACCCAATAAACTTTGCCCTCCATGGACCAGAGGTGAAAGCATTG ACAAGCGCTATGATAGGGTGCATTCCGCTGATTGTTATTTGCCTGCTTTTACTTGGACTGGATTTGGGTGTCCAAAATATCATGGACATTACTATCAAGCATTCCAATATTAGCTACAACTTTGGCT TTAAACACAATCTAGAAGTGATTGTTGGTGGCACCGGATTCCTGGCAAGATTTCTCCGGAACACAATTGGAAATATCAATACGTCCTCTAATGCGCTTCATGTGACCAATAATACTG TTTGTCTGGCGCAACCGATTCATCTGACGTCCCAGCAATATATCGGCACTTGTTTACTACTGACCATCACGCTGATCCTTCCTTTTGTCCAGATATACATGAGCCGACTGTGCAGAGTCCTGGCTGCTTACTTTTACCCTAAG ACGGAGAAAAGGCGAATTCTCCATCTCTATAATGAGCTACTGAGGTACAGGgacctgtatttaaatataaagaggAAGAACTTAATGATCACTGCCAACCGCCACAGAAACTTT ATGATGTCTATACCTGGTATGCTATTCCGACAAATGAAATGGCTGAGAGTCATTATAAAGCGACGCTGTTTGGTTTGTAATGCCAAAGAAACCAAGACTTCCTATATTTGCAAGACATCAAACTGTGACACAGCCTACTGCCTCGACTGCTGGAAGGAGATAAAGAAATGCTGCTTTGTTTGCTTACCAGATGATTTAATTGAAAATTACTTCTGTGAAGAATAA
- the LOC121394546 gene encoding E3 ubiquitin-protein ligase DCST1-like isoform X1 has translation MGLTNRLQQAMIIVLNELISVLSALERILAKMLPTLLFRFFFSNSNEYYQVKYFLGAIVGLCIGSALYFLLVYPLTTLNDQIKVCIFIVNNAIFSFGWAMSTNFRCSTLMILLLILCESTGALTTTVAIKAITDGPVPNMMKNIELLVMSFECTGEMTLNHTKMMYTSMMEPIKRIFGQLTKRSSNLTKDTKEITDDFREVEEEVESTEGYDNVREKELIREEIERNKTLLMNTQKKFSMKTFLRCEHLFEMGIGKCHEWFDQKYDECMETIWLPVLNHALCWPMKLKFVCGALNWFLPLCKKHIRIDPLFGELYDNISGAIDTFKQNVTIDVQITVRNKTIFDTTLKKVKQNVSETVEESESVSQKAMKAIKIVLSLLFLQYISSAFGYVENYNSNLRHDNVYITTYFKQIDARRRKQGKRHLLPLKKGERADLIYPINFALHGPEVKALTSAMIGCIPLIVICLLLLGLDLGVQNIMDITIKHSNISYNFGFKHNLEVIVGGTGFLARFLRNTIGNINTSSNALHVTNNTVCLAQPIHLTSQQYIGTCLLLTITLILPFVQIYMSRLCRVLAAYFYPKTEKRRILHLYNELLRYRDLYLNIKRKNLMITANRHRNFMMSIPGMLFRQMKWLRVIIKRRCLVCNAKETKTSYICKTSNCDTAYCLDCWKEIKKCCFVCLPDDLIENYFCEE, from the exons ATGGGTCTTACTAACAGACTCCAGCAAGCAATGATAATTGTACTTAATGAGTTGATTTCTGTCCTTTCAGCATTGGAACGGATCTTGGCTAAAATGCTCCCTACGTTGCTTTTCCGGTTTTTCTTCAGCAACAGTAATGAATATTATCAAGTGAAGTATTTCCTTGGAGCAATTGTTGGATTGTGCATCGGAAGCG caCTTTACTTTTTGCTGGTTTATCCATTAACCACCTTGAATGACCAGATCAAAGTCTGCATATTTATTGTTAATAATG CTATATTTTCCTTCGGATGGGCAATGTCCACTAATTTCCGCTGCTCGACATTGATGATACTCCTGCTTATCCTGTGCGAAAGTACAGGTGCCCTAACAACTACAGTTGCTATCAAAGCAATCACTGATG GCCCTGTTCCTAATATGATGAAAAATATAGAACTACTTGTAATGAGCTTTGAGTGTACAGGAGAGATGACCCTTAACCACACAAAGATGATGTACACATCAATGATGGAACCTATAAAGAGGATATTTGGTCAATTGACG aaaaGGTCATCGAATTTAACAAAGGACACCAAAGAAATAACTGATGATTTCCGTGAGGTAGAAGAAGAAGTTGAAAGCACTGAGGGATACGACAATGTGAGAGAGAAAGAACTGATAAGGGAAGAAATCGAGAGAAACAAAACGTTACTAATGAATACTCAGAAGAAATTTAGCATGAAGACTTTCCTGCGCTGTGAAC ATCTCTTTGAAATGGGCATAGGGAAGTGCCATGAATGGTTTGATCAGAAATATGATGAATGCATGGAGACAATATGGTTACCTGTTCTCAATCATGCATTGTGCTGGCCAATGAAATTGAAATTTGTCTGCGGCGCTTTAAATT GGTTCCTGCCATTGTGCAAGAAGCACATCCGCATCGACCCTTTGTTTGGAGAACTCTATGATAATATCAGTGGGGCCATTGACACATTCAAGCAAAATGTCACTATAGATGTTCAAATTACG GTCAGAAACAAAACCATATTTGATACGACACTGAAGAAAGTCAAACAAAATGTGTCCGAAACCGTTGAAGAGAGCGAATCAGTTTCACAGAAAGCTATGAAGgctataaaaatagttttgtctCTACTCTTCCTCCAATACATCAGTTC AGCTTTTGGCTATGTTGAGAATTACAATTCAAACCTTCGCCACGACAATGTGTACATAACAACGTACTTCAAACAAATCGACGCTCGTAGGAGGAAGCAG GGAAAGAGGCACCTGCTACCGCTGAAAAAAGGGGAACGTGCAGATTTAATTTACCCAATAAACTTTGCCCTCCATGGACCAGAGGTGAAAGCATTG ACAAGCGCTATGATAGGGTGCATTCCGCTGATTGTTATTTGCCTGCTTTTACTTGGACTGGATTTGGGTGTCCAAAATATCATGGACATTACTATCAAGCATTCCAATATTAGCTACAACTTTGGCT TTAAACACAATCTAGAAGTGATTGTTGGTGGCACCGGATTCCTGGCAAGATTTCTCCGGAACACAATTGGAAATATCAATACGTCCTCTAATGCGCTTCATGTGACCAATAATACTG TTTGTCTGGCGCAACCGATTCATCTGACGTCCCAGCAATATATCGGCACTTGTTTACTACTGACCATCACGCTGATCCTTCCTTTTGTCCAGATATACATGAGCCGACTGTGCAGAGTCCTGGCTGCTTACTTTTACCCTAAG ACGGAGAAAAGGCGAATTCTCCATCTCTATAATGAGCTACTGAGGTACAGGgacctgtatttaaatataaagaggAAGAACTTAATGATCACTGCCAACCGCCACAGAAACTTT ATGATGTCTATACCTGGTATGCTATTCCGACAAATGAAATGGCTGAGAGTCATTATAAAGCGACGCTGTTTGGTTTGTAATGCCAAAGAAACCAAGACTTCCTATATTTGCAAGACATCAAACTGTGACACAGCCTACTGCCTCGACTGCTGGAAGGAGATAAAGAAATGCTGCTTTGTTTGCTTACCAGATGATTTAATTGAAAATTACTTCTGTGAAGAATAA